One window of the Streptosporangiales bacterium genome contains the following:
- a CDS encoding thioesterase family protein, translating to MPNDAPAELPEAFYVPAGENRFEPTYATESPWESEAQHGGPPTALLGHLMRAVDPQPGFRLARMTVEFLGAVPRQPLETAARVVRPGKRIRLLEAELTVAGRPVALARAWEITTNGNSADPPGLPADIPPPQPQRFFSGWDRWGYGEAIDWRWIHGSLDDLGPAAVWTRPRIPLVAGVPLQPLDRVLLTADAANGISGVVPLDGWLFIPPAATVTVHRHPHDEWVCIDAATVVSGDGIGSTTGTLGDRYGELGSVTQPLLVAPR from the coding sequence ATGCCGAACGACGCACCGGCCGAGCTCCCCGAGGCGTTCTACGTCCCTGCCGGTGAGAACAGGTTCGAGCCTACGTACGCGACGGAGAGCCCGTGGGAGTCCGAGGCGCAGCACGGCGGGCCGCCCACCGCACTGCTCGGGCACCTGATGCGCGCCGTGGACCCGCAGCCGGGCTTCCGGCTGGCCAGGATGACCGTCGAGTTCCTGGGTGCCGTGCCGCGACAGCCGCTCGAAACGGCCGCGCGCGTGGTCCGTCCGGGCAAGCGGATCCGGCTGCTCGAGGCGGAGCTGACCGTGGCCGGCCGGCCGGTCGCGCTCGCCCGCGCCTGGGAGATCACCACCAACGGCAACTCCGCGGACCCGCCTGGACTGCCCGCGGACATCCCGCCCCCACAGCCGCAGCGGTTCTTCTCCGGCTGGGACCGGTGGGGCTACGGGGAGGCGATCGACTGGCGCTGGATCCACGGCTCGCTCGACGACCTCGGCCCGGCCGCGGTGTGGACACGCCCCAGGATCCCGCTGGTCGCCGGCGTGCCGCTGCAGCCGCTCGACCGGGTGCTGCTCACCGCGGACGCGGCGAACGGGATCAGCGGCGTGGTGCCGCTTGACGGCTGGCTGTTCATCCCGCCGGCCGCGACCGTCACCGTGCACCGACACCCCCACGACGAGTGGGTGTGCATCGACGCCGCAACCGTAGTCAGCGGCGACGGCATCGGCTCGACCACCGGCACCCTCGGCGACCGCTACGGCGAGCTCGGCTCGGTGACCCAACCACTGCTCGTCGCCCCGCGCTGA
- a CDS encoding AAA family ATPase, with the protein MARICAAPEPTPEQAAVIAAPTAPCVVVAGAGSGKSETMARRVVWLVANGLSLPEQVLGLTFTRKAARELGVKVRDWLDRLRAQPEFSGSLGAERLAGDPVISTYHAYAGRIYRMHALRDGAEPGARLVTPAVQWQLAHTVVARYDGPMDAVEWTPSTVTAAVLELAGEMAEHLVGPDDIVLDQERWEARAAAQQKGRPALVTRLLKNQRVRGQLLPLVAQYQQAKQAAGLIDFDDQMAAAARLASRHPAVGRVERSMFDAVLLDEYQDTSHSQLTLLRGLFPDGFPVMAVGDPAQSIYSWRGATAGNLRRFADDFPTADGAPTTRLHLTWSFRNVERVLTVANAVVDPLRSADVSKPLVPAPVLEDPGEVECALLETVDDEAQWVGARVAGLVEAEECRPYEIAVLVRKRSQITRLREAMESRGVPVEIVGLTGLLTVPVVADVVSTLRVLYDPTANASLIRLLTGPRWRIGARDLVALGRRARQLVRVDDEAADQPQDPFANAVLSELDLGSLADALDDTGPHQAYSARAYARFRALAAELRVLRERVQLPLPELVAEVERTLRLDIEVAARPGSDPRAARADLDAFAEEAARFSRDDERPTLGAFLAYLDAAEEQESGLEIPHVGDSDSVKLMTVHAAKGLEWPVVFVPGLASGSKVSVFPARAQTSTSWTDNARLLPFALRGDARDLPQLAGVGRDDAQRYTAATMARQAAEERRLFYVSVTRAQRLLCCTGYHWGTGVTPLGPSSFLTEVRDACQSGSGRVRDWVEEPVAENPLLAGGSTAWWPVDQDPEVVAEVRAGADLVTEATTALPLAPTTAEDDWATDVELLLTELAANRRSHDQQVELPEHLSVSALVALARDPDRFALDLRRPVPQRPEPRARRGTVFHRYLEARWGQQRLFGPDDEPGAGDVGGAGDAEFELLRERFEASAWADRVPLDVEVPFEMHVEGVLVRGRMDAVFPTDDGGYEVVDWKTGSPPGPDEEQAVAVQLAAYRLAWARLHDVPLDQVRASFHYVRSARTISPVDLLDADGLAALIRTLPTEE; encoded by the coding sequence CTGGCGCGCATCTGCGCCGCGCCCGAGCCGACGCCGGAGCAGGCCGCCGTCATCGCCGCGCCCACGGCGCCGTGCGTGGTGGTCGCGGGCGCCGGGTCAGGCAAGAGCGAGACCATGGCGCGCCGGGTGGTGTGGCTGGTCGCGAACGGGCTCTCGCTGCCCGAGCAGGTGCTCGGCCTGACCTTCACCCGCAAGGCCGCGCGCGAGCTCGGCGTGAAGGTGCGCGACTGGCTCGACCGGCTGCGGGCGCAGCCCGAGTTCAGCGGCTCCCTCGGCGCGGAACGGCTCGCCGGCGACCCGGTGATCTCCACGTACCACGCGTACGCCGGGCGCATCTACCGGATGCACGCGCTGCGCGACGGCGCTGAGCCCGGTGCCCGGCTGGTGACGCCTGCCGTGCAGTGGCAGCTCGCGCACACCGTGGTGGCCAGGTACGACGGCCCGATGGACGCGGTGGAGTGGACGCCGAGCACGGTCACCGCCGCCGTACTCGAGCTCGCCGGCGAGATGGCCGAGCACCTGGTCGGGCCGGACGACATCGTGCTCGACCAGGAGCGCTGGGAGGCGCGTGCGGCCGCGCAGCAGAAGGGCCGGCCGGCATTGGTCACCCGGCTGCTGAAGAACCAGCGCGTGCGCGGTCAGCTGCTGCCGCTCGTGGCGCAGTACCAGCAGGCGAAGCAGGCGGCCGGCTTGATCGACTTCGACGACCAGATGGCCGCCGCCGCCCGGCTGGCGTCCAGGCATCCGGCGGTCGGCCGGGTGGAACGGTCCATGTTCGACGCCGTGCTGCTGGACGAGTACCAGGACACCAGCCACAGCCAGCTCACCCTGCTGCGCGGCCTGTTCCCCGACGGCTTCCCTGTGATGGCCGTCGGCGACCCGGCCCAGTCGATCTACTCCTGGCGCGGCGCGACGGCCGGCAACCTGCGCCGGTTCGCCGACGACTTCCCGACCGCCGACGGCGCCCCGACCACGCGGCTGCACCTCACCTGGAGCTTCCGCAACGTCGAGCGGGTGCTGACCGTCGCGAACGCCGTCGTCGATCCGCTGCGGTCGGCGGACGTGAGCAAGCCGCTGGTGCCCGCGCCGGTGCTCGAGGACCCCGGCGAGGTCGAGTGCGCGCTGCTGGAGACCGTCGACGACGAGGCGCAGTGGGTCGGCGCGCGGGTGGCCGGCCTGGTCGAGGCGGAGGAGTGCCGGCCGTACGAGATCGCCGTGCTGGTACGTAAACGCAGCCAGATCACCCGGTTGCGCGAGGCGATGGAGAGCCGCGGTGTGCCGGTGGAGATCGTCGGCCTCACCGGACTGCTCACCGTGCCCGTCGTCGCCGACGTGGTGTCCACGCTGCGGGTGCTCTACGACCCGACGGCGAACGCGTCGCTGATCCGGCTGCTCACCGGGCCGCGCTGGCGGATCGGCGCGCGCGACCTGGTGGCGCTCGGCCGCCGCGCCAGGCAGCTGGTGCGGGTCGACGACGAGGCTGCCGACCAGCCGCAGGACCCGTTCGCGAACGCCGTGCTCTCCGAGCTCGACCTCGGCAGCCTCGCGGACGCGCTCGACGACACAGGGCCGCACCAGGCGTACTCCGCGCGCGCGTACGCCAGGTTCCGCGCGCTGGCCGCGGAGCTGCGGGTGCTGCGCGAGCGCGTCCAGCTGCCGCTGCCCGAACTGGTCGCCGAGGTCGAGCGCACGCTGCGGCTGGACATCGAGGTCGCGGCCCGTCCCGGCAGCGACCCGCGGGCCGCGCGCGCCGACCTGGACGCGTTCGCGGAGGAGGCCGCCAGGTTCTCCCGCGACGACGAACGCCCGACGCTCGGCGCGTTCCTCGCGTACCTCGACGCGGCGGAGGAGCAGGAGTCCGGGCTGGAGATCCCGCACGTCGGCGACTCGGACAGCGTCAAGCTGATGACCGTGCACGCGGCGAAGGGCCTGGAGTGGCCGGTGGTGTTCGTGCCCGGGCTCGCCAGCGGCAGCAAGGTGTCGGTGTTCCCCGCGCGGGCGCAGACGTCCACCAGCTGGACCGACAACGCGCGGCTGCTGCCGTTCGCGTTACGCGGCGACGCGCGCGACCTGCCGCAGCTCGCCGGGGTGGGCCGCGACGACGCGCAGCGCTATACGGCCGCGACAATGGCGCGGCAGGCGGCGGAGGAGCGTCGGCTGTTCTACGTCTCGGTGACCAGGGCGCAGCGGCTGCTGTGCTGCACCGGCTACCACTGGGGCACCGGTGTCACGCCGCTCGGCCCGTCCAGCTTCCTCACCGAGGTACGCGACGCGTGCCAGTCCGGCAGCGGCCGGGTGCGCGACTGGGTGGAGGAGCCGGTCGCAGAGAACCCGCTGCTCGCCGGTGGCTCGACGGCCTGGTGGCCGGTCGACCAGGATCCCGAGGTGGTGGCCGAGGTGCGCGCGGGCGCCGACCTGGTGACCGAGGCGACGACGGCGTTGCCGCTGGCACCGACGACGGCCGAGGACGACTGGGCGACCGACGTCGAGCTGCTGCTCACCGAGCTCGCGGCGAACAGGCGTAGCCACGACCAGCAGGTCGAGCTGCCCGAGCACCTGTCGGTGTCGGCGCTCGTCGCGTTGGCGCGCGACCCGGACCGGTTCGCGCTCGACCTGCGCCGCCCGGTGCCGCAGCGCCCGGAGCCGCGCGCCAGGCGCGGCACCGTGTTCCACCGGTACCTGGAGGCGCGGTGGGGGCAGCAGCGGCTGTTCGGCCCGGACGACGAGCCGGGCGCCGGCGACGTGGGCGGTGCAGGCGACGCGGAGTTCGAGCTGCTGCGGGAGCGCTTCGAGGCCAGCGCGTGGGCCGACCGGGTGCCGCTGGACGTCGAGGTGCCGTTCGAGATGCACGTCGAGGGCGTACTGGTCCGCGGCCGAATGGACGCGGTGTTCCCCACCGACGACGGCGGCTACGAGGTCGTCGACTGGAAGACCGGCAGCCCACCGGGCCCGGACGAGGAGCAGGCCGTAGCGGTGCAGCTGGCCGCGTACCGACTGGCCTGGGCCCGCCTGCACGACGTGCCACTCGACCAGGTGCGCGCGTCGTTCCACTACGTCCGCTCCGCCCGCACCATCAGCCCCGTAGACCTCCTGGACGCCGACGGCCTCGCCGCACTCATCCGCACCCTGCCCACCGAGGAATGA